Proteins encoded by one window of Antechinus flavipes isolate AdamAnt ecotype Samford, QLD, Australia chromosome 4, AdamAnt_v2, whole genome shotgun sequence:
- the SERPINE1 gene encoding plasminogen activator inhibitor 1 codes for MEFSKAFACFSLVLLLDVGDSLPQHNPQVAQMVTNFGMKVFREVVQTSGDGNVVFSPYGVASVLAMLQLTTGGNTRKQIQSAMEYSVEEQGLAPALRKLYKELMAPWNKDEFSTANAIFIQRDLELVQGFMPRFFKLFRSMVKQVDFTEGERARFIVNDWVQRHTKGMISNLLPDGAIDQLTKMVFVNALYFKGQWKLPFPAKGTHHRLFHKSDGSTVFVPMMAQTNKFNYTEFLTPSGHYYDIVELPYHGDTLSMFIAAPYEKEVPLSALTNILDAQLINQWKGNMTKLPRLLVLPKFSLESEADLKRPLENLGMKDMFRPGLADFTRLSDKEILYVSQALQKVKIEVNESGTVASSTTAIVVSARMAPQEIIMDRPFLFVVRHNPTGTILFMGQVMEP; via the exons ATGGAATTCTCCAAGGCCTTTGCCTGCTTCTCCCTGGTCCTTCTACTTGATGtgggagattctttgcctcaacaCAACCCTCAAGTAGCCCAAATGGTCACAAACTTTGGGATGAAGGTGTTTCGGGAAGTGGTCCAAACCTCTGGGGATGGCAATGTAGTCTTCTCACCATATGGAGTAGCCTCAGTTCTGGCTATGCTGCAACTCACAACTGGAGGGAACACCAGGAAACAGATCCAATCAGCAATGGAATATAGCGTTGAAG AACAAGGTCTGGCTCCTGCTCTCCGAAAGCTCTATAAGGAGCTCATGGCACCTTGGAACAAAGACGAATTCAGTACAGCCAATGCTATCTTCATCCAGCGTGATTTGGAACTTGTCCAGGGTTTTATGCCGCGTTTCTTTAAATTATTCCGGAGCATGGTCAAGCAGGTGGACTTCACTGAGGGAGAGAGAGCCCGGTTCATTGTGAATGACTGGGTACAGAGGCACACAAAAG GCATGATTAGTAACTTGCTGCCAGATGGAGCCATTGACCAGCTGACCAAAATGGTGTTTGTCAATGCACTTTACTTCAAAGGCCAGTGGAAGCTACCTTTTCCAGCCAAGGGAACTCACCATCGACTCTTCCACAAATCTGATGGAAGTACTGTCTTTGTGCCCATGATGGCTCAGACCAACAAGTTCAATTACA cTGAGTTCTTGACCCCCAGTGGGCATTACTATGACATTGTGGAACTGCCCTATCATGGTGATACCCTCAGTATGTTCATTGCTGCTCCCTATGAAAAGGAGGTGCCCCTCTCTGCCCTCACCAACATTTTAGATGCCCAGCTCATCAATCAATGGAAGGGCAATATGACCAAATTGCCCCGTTTGCTGGTTCTGCCCAA GTTTTCCCTGGAGAGTGAAGCTGACCTGAAAAGGCCTCTGGAGAACTTGGGGATGAAGGATATGTTCAGGCCAGGCCTGGCAGATTTCACCAGACTTTCTG ataaagaaatactCTATGTGTCCCAGGCCTTACAAAAGGTGAAGATCGAGGTGAATGAGAGTGGTACTGTGGCCTCCTCAACTACTG cCATTGTTGTTTCTGCTCGAATGGCTCCCCAGGAGATCATCATGGACAGGCCCTTCCTCTTTGTTGTTAGGCACAACCCTACAG GAACAATTCTTTTCATGGGACAAGTGATGGAACCCTAA